In one Acyrthosiphon pisum isolate AL4f unplaced genomic scaffold, pea_aphid_22Mar2018_4r6ur Scaffold_20626;HRSCAF=21632, whole genome shotgun sequence genomic region, the following are encoded:
- the LOC103307857 gene encoding uncharacterized protein LOC103307857 yields the protein MESDTQEPIASTTGTQKPKKWAYTHKYQTAWESNAKFCKSISVSKKGDTHFHCRTCACDCKGGISAVQKHNSSKKHIELSSNAKVDSVFNMPSMIKQKAMLKNIKETEIRIVSFVVEHNIPINVSDHLVSLINSIQLQPKYLAKLTCDRTKCTAIINNVIATTGFEDLVNYLKTNKFSLLVDESTDISSVKILAMVVRTCQNFEVTDQFLTLLPVANATADSMHEAINHFFNSHEIPYQTNLIGFAADGANAMNHDG from the coding sequence ATGGAGTCTGATACTCAAGAACCGATTGCATCTACAACTGGCACTCAAAAACCGAAGAAGTGGGCCTATACCCATAAATATCAAACGGCCTGGGAATCGAACGCCAAATTTTGCAAATCGATATCTGTTAGTAAAAAAGGAGATACACATTTTCACTGCAGGACTTGTGCATGTGATTGCAAAGGTGGCATATCAGCAGTCCAAAAACATAACAGTTCCAAAAAACACATCGAATTATCCAGTAATGCCAAAGTCGATAGTGTTTTTAATATGCCTTCGATGATTAAGCAAAAAGctatgttgaaaaatattaaagaaactgAAATTCGGATCGTTTCATTTGTCGTTGAACACAACATTCCCATTAATGTTTCCGACCATCTAGTCAGTTTAATAAACTCCATACAACTTCAGCCTAAATATTTGGCAAAATTAACATGCGATCGGACAAAATGTACTGCTATTATCAACAATGTCATTGCGACCACTGGTTTTGAAGACTTggtcaattatttaaaaactaacaagTTTTCACTGTTAGTGGATGAATCAACTGACATAAGTTCAGTGAAAATTTTAGCAATGGTAGTACGTACATGCCAGAACTTTGAAGTCACCGACCAATTTCTTACTCTACTTCCAGTAGCCAACGCTACAGCTGACAGTATGCACGAGGCAATTAACCATTTTTTCAATAGCCATGAAATACCgtatcaaacaaatttaatt
- the LOC107882411 gene encoding uncharacterized protein LOC107882411 — protein sequence MALPLLPQNMIMEGFESVKHVYHENVQLSLGDHREQFNALFNYYRSTWLQGVNADMLSVSDTVWRTNNVLEVSHQHLQMHMGNRHHPEPWIFLSNNNVYY from the exons ATGGCATTACCTCTTCTGCCACAAAACATGATAATGGAGGGTTTTGAAAGTGTCAAACATGTCTACCACGAGAATGTGCAGTTAAGTTTAGGCGATCACAGAGAACAATTTAAtgcactttttaattattatcggtCGACATGGCTACAAG GAGTTAACGCAGATATGTTATCGGTGAGTGATACGGTTTGGCGCACCAATAATGTACTTGAAGTTAGCCATCAACACTTACAAATGCATATGGGGAACAGACACCACCCAGAACCGTGGATATTTctgagtaataataatgtttattattaa